Proteins from one Ananas comosus cultivar F153 linkage group 5, ASM154086v1, whole genome shotgun sequence genomic window:
- the LOC109710716 gene encoding EGF domain-specific O-linked N-acetylglucosamine transferase-like — protein MKSLARSLSKSNVGAGLLAGFLLVLLTYFTMSEQFVIRATNRRGGKKSNQLVELKPIYDTSNPDFCDMIGDARILGSHSTVLYVPPPEITNPEPQEWKTRVRTSKHLNRLGFVTIKSLRGPSEAPPCTVRHDVPAVVFELSVLTGNIWHDFNNVIIRLYLTSRRFNGEVQFLITNLKPWFVKKYSVILKKLSRYEIIDFDRNKEIHCYPRALIGLRRHRDFGILPNLPPKGYTMLDFRLFIREAYSLPKDVPLSYRDKPEKKPRLMLINRGETRRLLNIKEVAKSAEELGFEVVVVEPKRDLNVTKIAKAVDSFDALMGVHGAGLTNMIFLRTNAAMIQVVPYGKLEPIAERCFGWPAREMKLRDVEYTISLEESTLLERLGRDHPAIKDPDSIHRSGLQKVREFYKLNQDVKLNVTRFAPTLLKALELLRE, from the exons ATGAAGAGCTTGGCTCGAAGCTTGTCGAAGAGCAATGTCGGCGCGGGGTTGCTCGCGGGGTTCCTCTTGGTCTTGCTTACCTACTTCACCATGTCGGAGCAGTTTGTGATCCGCGCTACGAATC GCAGAGGTGGCAAAAAATCCAACCAACTGGTAGAACTGAAGCCGATCTACGACACGTCGAATCCAGACTTTTGTGACATGATCGGCGACGCTCGAATCCTCGGAAGCCACTCGACGGTCTTATATGTCCCTCCCCCCGAAATCACCAATCCTGAACCTCAAGAGTGGAAAACCCGAGTACGAACTAGCAAGCACCTTAACCGGCTCGGATTCGTGACAATAAAATCGTTACGCGGTCCGTCCGAAGCCCCTCCTTGTACGGTCCGGCACGATGTCCCCGCAGTCGTGTTCGAGCTAAGCGTCCTTACTGGGAACATTTGGCATGACTTCAACAACGTGATCATCCGCCTCTACCTCACTTCTCGTCGGTTCAATGGCGAGGTTCAATTCCTCATAACCAATCTCAAACCTTGGTTTGTCAAAAAGTATAGTGTGATACTCAAGAAGCTCTCGAGATATGAAATTATCGATTTTGATAGAAATAAGGAGATCCATTGCTACCCGCGTGCCCTCATCGGCCTTCGGAGGCATCGCGATTTTGGGATCTTACCCAATTTGCCTCCAAAAGGGTACACAATGCTCGACTTCCGGTTGTTCATTCGAGAAGCTTACTCGCTTCCAAAAGATGTACCGTTAAGTTATCGAGATAAGCCGGAAAAGAAACCACGACTGATGCTCATAAATAGGGGAGAAACCAGAAGGTTGTTGAATATAAAGGAAGTCGCGAAATCGGCTGAGGAGTTAGGGTTTGAGGTGGTGGTCGTTGAGCCAAAGAGAGACCTAAACGTGACGAAAATTGCGAAGGCGGTGGACTCATTTGACGCGCTGATGGGGGTGCACGGGGCCGGGCTAACTAACATGATTTTCCTCAGAACAAACGCCGCCATGATCCAAGTGGTGCCCTACGGGAAATTGGAGCCCATCGCCGAGAGGTGCTTCGGTTGGCCCGCGAGGGAAATGAAATTGCGAGATGTCGAGTACACGATTAGCTTGGAGGAGAGCACATTGTTGGAGAGACTCGGGAGAGATCACCCTGCGATCAAGGATCCGGATTCAATTCACAGAAGTGGGTTGCAAAAAGTGAGGGAGTTCTACAAGCTCAACCAAGATGTGAAGCTAAATGTCACAAGATTTGCTCCCACACTATTGAAGGCTCTTGAGCTTCTTCGCGAATAG